Proteins encoded by one window of Sorex araneus isolate mSorAra2 chromosome 3, mSorAra2.pri, whole genome shotgun sequence:
- the PCNA gene encoding proliferating cell nuclear antigen: MFEARLVQGSILKKVLEALKDLINEACWDISSSGVNLQSMDSSHVSLVQMTLRSEGFDTYRCDRNLAMGVNLTSMSKILKCAGNEDIITLRAEDNADTLALVFEAPNQEKVSDYEMKLMDLDVEQLGIPEQEYSCVVKMPSGEFARICRDLSHIGDAVVISCAKDGVKFSASGELGNGNIKLSQTSNVDKEEEAVTIDMNEPVQLTFALRYLNFFTKATPLSSTVTLSMSADVPLVVEYKIADMGHLKYYLAPKIEDEERS; the protein is encoded by the exons ATGTTCGAGGCGCGCCTGGTCCAGGGCTCCATCCTGAAGAAGGTTTTGGAGGCCCTCAAAGATCTCATCAACGAGGCCTGCTGGGACATCAGCTCGAGTGGCGTGAACCTGCAGAGCATGGATTCGTCCCACGTCTCCCTGGTGCAGATGACTCTGCGCTCCGAGGGCTTCGACACGTACCGTTGCGACCGCAACTTGGCCATGGGCGTGAACCTCACCAG TATGTCCAAAATACTGAAATGTGCTGGCAATGAAGATATCATTACACTGAGAGCTGAAGATAATGCGGACACTTTGGCCCTCGTGTTTGAAGCTCCAA ATCAAGAGAAAGTTTCAGATTATGAAATGAAGTTAATGGATTTAGATGTTGAACAGCTTGGAATTCCA GAACAAGAGTACAGTTGTGTGGTAAAAATGCCTTCTGGAGAGTTTGCACGCATATGCCGAGATCTCAGTCACATTGGAGATGCTGTGGTAATTTCTTGTGCAAAAGATGGAGTGAAATTTTCTGCAAGTGGAGAGCTTGGAAATGGAAATATTAAGTTGTCACAGACAAGTAATGTTGATAAAGAGGAGGAAGCT GTTACTATAGACATGAATGAGCCAGTCCAGCTAACTTTTGCACTGAGATACCTGAACTTCTTTACAAAAGCCACTCCGCTCTCTTCTACAGTAACACTCAGCATGTCCGCAGATGTTCCCCTGG ttgtAGAATATAAGATCGCTGACATGGGACATTTGAAATACTATTTGGCTCCCAAGATTGAGGATGAAGAAAGGTCTTAA